TAAAAGATCAATAGACAGTAAGATCATTTTTTGCATATTACATACAAAACCATATATGCCGTTTTATGTATATTTACATCAAAATTAAGCATAAAACAAATGCTTGACATCTGCTTAATACGGGAGTATTATATCGCACATCAAGGAAATAGATGTTAAAACATTTATTTTTAAGATAGATTGAAGTAAAATGTAAATATTAATTAGATACAAAGAGGTATCTGTTTCTGCTCCTGACGGCCATTGGGAGCGAAAAAGATGCCTCTTTATTTTACGTAACCGCCAATCCGCGGCCCGCCGCAGGGCCTTTTACACCACTCCTGAAAGCTGCCCTCGGGTTTTTCCGAGGGTGGTTTTTAAATAACTTTCCTAGCGCGCCTTTCCAAAACACAGACAGAGGCCGCGGCAGAGAGCCAACAGCTCCGCCGCGGCCGTCAACCTTCCTGCGCGAGAAGACAAAAAAAGAGAGCCAAGACTAAAAGTCTCAACTCTCTTTTCTCAATTAATTCCGGCAACGACCTACTCTCCCACGGATACCCTCCGTAGTACCATCGGCGATGAGAGGCTTAACTGCCAGGTTCGGCATGGAACTGGGTGGGACCCTCTCTCCATAATCACCGGAAACTTTATGAATAAACGCTTGCGCGTCTATCTGCTTTGTCATTTTCCACGCGAGATATTATATCACACGCTTTGGACTGTAGACCCTCTAACTTTTGTGATTTTGGCAGAGTTTTGTTCCAGAAGACGTGAAGCGCGTAGGGAGGGCGAGTTAAGACGCACTCCAGTGCGTCGACGCGAGCCCGACCAGCGCTTTGCGGCTTCTGGGGCAAAGTTCTGTCAAAATCAGGTCTATAAAGGATTTATGAGGTTAAGGCCTCGGTGTATTAGTATTGGTCAGCTCAAAGGGCGTTACCCTCTTACACTCCCAACCTATCTAACCGGTCGTCTGCCGGACACCTTACTTGCTTATGCAATGAGGTATCTCATCTTGAGGCCGGCTTCCCGCTTAGATGCCTTCAGCGGTTATCCGATCCGAACATGGCTACCCAGCTTTTACTCCTGGCGGAATAACTGGTTCACTAGCGGTCCGTCCATCCCGGTCCTCTCGTACTAGGGACAGTTCCTCTCAAATACCTTGCGCCCACAGTGGATAGGGACCGAACTGTCTCACGACGTTCTGAACCCAGCTCACGTACCGCTTTAATGGGCGAACAGACCAACCCTTGGGACCTGCTTCAGCCCCAGGATGCGATGAGCCGACATCGAGGTGCCAAACGCCGCCGTCGATAGGAACTCTCGGGCGGCATCAGCCTGTTATCCCCGGGGTAGCTTTTATCCGATGAGCGATGGCCTTTCCACTCAGGACCACCGGATCACTAGGACCAACTTTCGTTTCTGATCGACCTGTCAGTCTCACAGTTAAGCCACCTTATACCCTTACGCTCTTTGTGTGTTTTCCATTCACACTGAGGTGACCTTCGCGCGCCTCCGTTACTCTTTGGGAGGCGACCGCCCCAGTCAAACTGCCCGCCTGACAATGTCCCGCATCATGCTTCAATGCTTGCGGTTAGAATCCCAGCACAATAAGGGTGGTATTCCAACGGTGTCTCCATAAAGACTGACGTCCTTATTTCACTGACTCCCACCTATCCTATACATACTATACCGAAATTCAATATCAAGTTACAGTAAAGCTCCACGGGGTCTTTCCGTCCTACTGCGGGTAACTGGCGTCTTTACCAGTACCACAATTTCACCGGGTCCACTGTCGAGACAGCGCTCAGATCGTTACACCTTTCGTGCAGGTCGGAACTTACCCGACAAGGAATTTCGCTACCTTAGGACCGTTATAGTTACGGCCGCCGTTTACTGGGGCTTCAGTTCAAGGCTTCGACTTGCGTCTAACTTCTCCCTTTAACCTTCCAGCACCGGGCAGGTGTCAGACCCTATACTTCGGCTTGCGCCTTGAGCAGAGTCCTGTGTTTTAGTTAAACAGTCGCCTGAGCCTGGTTTCTGCGAACCAAAGATGCTTATTACGTATAGTATTGACATCTCCAGCCACTCCTTCTCCCGAAGTTACGGAGTCAACTTGCAGAGTTCCTTAACAATGGTTATCCCGTTCACCTTAGCCTTCTAAGCCAACCCACCTGTGTCGGTTTTGAGTACGGGTTCGATAGTTCTCCATAGTGGCTTTTCTCGGCAGCCGAGCATTTGCACCTTCTCGAATCAGATTCTTCCACGTCAGTTCTCGGCCTTTAGAAAAAAGGGATTTGCCTCTTTTTTCAGCCTACGACTTTGTACCGGGATTTCCATCACCCGGCGTGCATAGCTTTCTGCGTCACCACTTCTGTCAAACGAGCTACCGAAGGGCGGGATTGTCTACCCGCTGTCCATCGACTACGCCTTTCGGCCTCGCCTTAGGTCCCGCCTAACCCTGGGTGGATGAACCTTCCCCAGGAATCCTTGGGTTTTCGGTGAGTGTGTTTTTCGCACACTTTTCGCTACTCATGCCGTCATTCTCACTTCTTTATTGTCCACAGTGCCTTACAGCACTGCTTCGTCCTATAAAGAACGCTCCCCTACCAGTCAATAGATATCTCCATTGAATCCGAAGCTTCGGCGCCATGCTTAGCCCCCCACATTTTTGGCGCAGGGACGCTCGACCAGTGAGCTGTTACGCACTCTTTCAAGGGTGGCTGCTTCTGAGCCAACCTCCTGGCTGTCTGGGCATCCCCACATCCTTGTAACACTTAGCATGGGCTTTGGGACCTTAGCTGTCGGGCTGGGCTGTTTCCCTTTCGACTACGGATCTTCGCACTCGCAGTCTCACTCCCAATCTTGATCTGCAGGTATTCTGAGTTTGATTAAGCTCGGCAGGCAGTGCTGCCCCCTTACCTATTCAGTGCTTTACCCCCTGCAGTCTGTCGATTGAGGCTGCACCTCAATGCATTTCGGGGAGAACCAGCTATCACCATACTCGATTAGCTTTTCACTCCTATCCACACCTCATCCAGGCCTTTTTCAACAGGCTGTGGTTCGATCCTCCAACCGGTGTTACCCGGTCTTCAATCTGGACATGGATAGATCGTATGGCTTCGGGTCTATAGCACGCGACTTGCGCCCTGTTCAGACTCGCTTTCGCTGCAGCTGCAAACCTTGTAGTTTTTAACTTTGCCACGTACTATAACTCGACGGCTCATTTTCCAAGAGGCACGAGGTCACATCCGAAGATGCTCCCTCTGCTTGTTAGCACGAGGTTTCAGGTCTGTTTCACTCCCCGCCAGGGGTGCTTTTCACCTTTCCCTCTCGGTACTGTTTCTCTATCGGTCGCTGAATGTGTTTAGCCTTGGACCGTGGTCGGCCCGGATTCGTACGGAATTTCACGTGCTCCGTATTACTTGGGTGTCTGTCTAAGAGGCCTTTTTATTTCACTTACGAGGCTTTCACTCTCTGTGGCTCGATTTTCCAACTCGATTCGGTTATAAAACGGCTTTGTAACTCTTTCGGAGTTCTGCAGGACTCCGCGACAGGTCCCTCTACCCCATTTACACAACGCCTGCAGGCTTGGCATGTATATGGTTTGGGCTGTGCCCCTTTCGCTCACCACTACTTGGGGTATCTCTTACGATTTCTTTTCCTCCGGGTACTGAGATGTTTCACTTCCCCGGGTTGCCGCCTATTGGATAGGCTCACAGGTTACTCTGTGAAGGTTGCCCCATTCAGAGATCCGCGGATCACGGGATGCTTGCTCCTCCCCGCGGCTTTTCGCAGCTTGCTGCGTCTTTCTTCGGCATTCAGCGCCAAGGCATTCCCCTCGTGCTATGTTGTACCTTAACCTCATAAATCCTTTATTGACCTTGTATTGTCCTTGCGGTTTTGAAGGTCTTTTTGTCATGGTTCTTTTGAACAAAAAGAATGAGAAAGCAAAAGGTCATTGGGTCCTGTCGAGTCGTCTCAAAAGGGCACTTTGTTGTTTTAGCTGTCGCTTTTAAGCGACTGCTCCTTAGAAAGGAGGTGATCCAGCCGCACCTTCCGGTACGGCTACCTTGTTACGACTTCACCCCCCTTACTCGGCGCACCTTAGACGCTTCTTTCCCTTACGGGTTAAGCCTGCGGCTTCGGGTGCCCCCAACTCGGGTGGTGTGACGGGCGGTGTGTACAAGGCCCGGGAACGTATTCACCGCAGCTTGGCTGATCTGCGATTACTAGCGATTCCGGCTTCATGCAGTCGGGTTTCAGACTGCAATCCGAACTGGGAACGGCTTTCAAGGATTCGCCAACTATCGCTAGTAAGCTGCCTTTTGTGCCGTCCATTGTAGCACGTGTGTCGCCCTGGGCATAAAGGCCATGATGACTTGACGTCATCCCCACCTTCCTCCGCCTTGTCGGCGGCAGTCTCGCCAGAGTGCTCAACTTCACTTGTTAGCAACTGGCTATAGGGGTTGCGCTCGTTGCGGGACTTAACCCAACATCTCACGACACGAGCTGACGACAGCCATGCAGCACCTGTTCTACTTCCCCAGCAAGCTGGGGTCCCTTCCCTTTCAGGTCAGTACCGGTAGTATGTCAAACCCAGGTAAGGTTCTTCGGTTTGCATCGAATTAAACCACGTGCTCCACCGCTTGTGCGGGCCCCCGTCAATTCCTTTGAGTTTCAGTCTTGCGACCGTAGTCCCCAGGCGGGATACTTAACGCGTTAACTACGGCACGGATGAACTGCTTCACCCACACCCACGTATCCATCGTTTACGGTCCAGGACTACCGGGGTAGTCTAATACCCGTTCGCTGCCCTGGCTTTCGCACATGAGCGTCAGTTGTGTGCCAGGAAGCCGCCTTCGCCACTGGTGTTCCTCCCGGATATCTACGCATTTCACCGCTACACCGGGAATTCCACTTCCCTCTCACATACTCTAGACCCGCAGTTATCTATCGTAGAACGAAGGTTGAGCCTCCGCCTTTGACGACAGACTTACAGGTCCGCCTGCGTGCGCTTTACGCCCAGTAATTCCGAACAACGCTCGCCCCCTACGTATTACCGCGGCTGCTGGCACGTAGTTTGCCGGGGCTTCCTCGTGTGGTACCGTCATTATCTTCCCACACAACAGAGTTTTACATCCCGAGGGATTTCTTCACTCACGCGGCGTCGCTGGGTCAGGGTTTCCCCCATTGCCCAATATTCCCCACTGCTGCCTCCCGTAGGAGTCTGGACCGTGTCTCAGTTCCAGTGTGGCCGATCGACCTCTCAGTCCGGCTATCCGTCTTGGCCTGGGTGGGCCGTTACCCCACCTACTAGCTGATAGAACGCGAGTCTCTCGTGTACCGGATCGCTCCTTTTACCCGAAGGCTTATGGGGTATTAGCAGACGTTTCCACCTGTTGTCCCCCTGTACTCGACAAGTCCTCACGCGTTACTCACCCGTCCGCCACTAAAACCATATTAAAGCAAGCTCCTCTATGGTCTTCGTTCGACTTGCATGTGTTAGGCACGCCGCCAGCGTTCGTCCTGAGCCAGGATCAAACTCTCCGTTTGATTCCTGACGTGTCGCTTTCGCTGACTTTTTTCTTGACCGGCTCGCGCCGGCCCGGAATTCTCTTTTTCAGCGGCTCCCGCGTTTTCGCGCTTTTGCGATCTCGCTTCCGGTGCCGCCTCAAGGACCACACACCTTCTCCAATTCTTTCCGCGTCTCCGCGTCTGAACCGGGTTACGATGTATGTTGCTTTTGCTTTCTCGTTATTCTTTTTGTCATGGTGCCTGCCGCGCCGCCGGGGTTAAAAAAAGCTGCCCGTCGCGGGCGCAACGGGAGCAAGTATATTATGCCCGGCCCTTTTCGTCAACCCCCGCGACGGCTTTTTTCGCAAGGACACACGGACTCGTGTCTTCGCCTCCATTCTTTCTTTTCTCTGTCATTCCGGATTTTCTGACTGGATTTTTTTTGAAACCGCAATTCTTTTAATTTCTGTCGAAAGACAAAAAATGCGGGGAAGGCGTACCTTCCCCGCTGCGTTAGAGCGATCTGTCGTTCGCGGCTAGTAGCCGCTCTTGTCCGTATGGCGCTGGAGCATCGCCATGTTGTTGTTCACTTTTTTGAGGTAGTTGTGCGCGATGCCGCCGTAGTAGCGGTTGAGGGCATTCTGTACGGTCCCGTAAGCGCTCATGTAGCGCGAGAGTATGAGGACTCCGGCTTCCACGCCGCGCTCGGGATCGAACATGTGGTCGCGGGTCGGGGCGATGCCCTTCGCGCGGAGCATTCCGTTATGCACCTTCCACATGACCTGCATGACGCCCAGCGCTCCCGCCTTGCTCTGCGCCGACGGGTTGAAGCGGCTCTCGGCCTTTGCGATGCTGACGACGAGGTCCGAGGGGACGTTGTATTTGACGCTGTAGAATACCAGCGCGCAGGCCTCTCTCCAAGCGGTTTTTGCCGGGATTTGGGGGTTTACCTTTCTTATGAAGGCTGCTACGTTCGCAACTTTTTTCTGTTTCGCGGGCGCGAGCGTGCCCAGTTTGTTGAGCGTGCTTAGCGGGTGCTCGTCCTGCCAGACTCCTATATGCTGTTCGGTAAGTCCCTGGTGTTTCAGCGCGGCATAGATGGATCTGTCGAACGGAGCCGGATCTTTATCCTGCGTGATCTCTTTCGGGCTTTTGCCAGTCTCGGTCTGTGCGGTATAGATAACGGAGGTTTTGCTCTCCGTCATTACGACATTCTCTGTTAGAGCGGTTTCACTGACTGTTGTGATTACGGTGCCGTCCGAGAGGGTGCTATGTGTTTTCGGTGATGATTCCGTACTGCTCATTCCGGCCGCCGGGTGCATTATTACCGAAACGAGGAGCAGGAGCATCACTGCGATTTGCGACAAGTGGAGATGCCGCTTTTTCATTATTTTTCGCATATTGACCTCCTTGCGAGTTTGGAAACGCAGAAAACCCCTTTCAGAAAATCTACATTTTAAATTTTCTGAATTGTGCTGTCCGCGGGCACTCTTAACGCATGAAATATGATAACGGCAAGAGTCAATAAGTCAAGCTCAAAACGACAAATACCGTGCTTTCTAATGTTACATGAGGGCACGGCTTTTCAAAAAAGGCTTATATTAGAAGCAAAATATCTGTTTAGTAAAGATTCATCGAGTATCAGCCTTGATTTTTATTGCAGGCGAGCAGCAAAATGCCGCAAAAAAGTATACCTACGCCAAGCGAACCGATCCATGAGAGACGTTCCCCCAGCAGCACGGCCGACAGGAACCAGGCGGTGAGGGGTTCGGAGAGCGAGAGTGTGTAGACGGTCCCAAGCGCGATGTTTTGAATGCCGATCGTAAATAATGTATATGGGATGATGGTGCTGAGAAAGGTGAGCAATCCCATGCAGGCGGCTCCGCGCGGTTCGAGCATCCAGCCGATGTCCCCCGCAAGGAGCCACGGCAGCGCCATGAGGCCGCTGACGGCGCTGACGACGGCGATTACGTCGTATGGGTCTCTCTTTATGAGGCGGAGTCCGACTCCTTCGAGCGCGTAGGAGAGGGCCGCGCCGAAGGCGAGAAATACGCCGAGGGCGGATACTGAGAGGGCGCCGCGGTTGCCCCCCAGCACGAGCATAACGCATCCCGCGACCGCGAGTACGGTGGCGGCATACCAGCGCCAAGGCAAGCGTTCCCCGAAGAGGACCCGTCCGAAGATCCCCGCGACGGGCGGGGCGCTGCCGATCGCCACCATTGTACCGACGGCGACTCCGGTCAAGCGCACGGCGGAGAAGAAGGTAAGCTGATAGGCGGCAAGTCCCGCCGCGGCAAGCAGCACGCCCTTCACGCTCCATTCGCCGCGGAGGAGCCCGCCCCGTTTTTTTATCAGCATGTATATAAAAAGGATGATGCCCGCAACGGCGACGCGCGCCGCGCCGATGGACAGCGAGGAGGCGCCCTCCGGCGCGAAGGCCTGTATCGTTCCCGTCGTGCCCCAGCACATTCCCGCCCCGATCACGCACAGGGTCCCTTTCAAAGTGCTCTTTGATATCTTCATGCTCTGTCTCCGCATTCCTTTCAGCAGCGGCAGCTTGCGCACGCCGTCGTGCGGCTGACCGAATGGCCGATGTCGGGGATGAGCTCCCATATTATTTCGCGTTTGTCGCGCACCGCCGCCAGCGCCTCCTCCGAGAGCGTCCAGATATCGAGGGGCTGAACTCCCGACGCGATCTGCGCTCCGAAGCGCGCAAGTCTCGCGGCGCTCTCTTTTGCCCGCGCCTCGCTATCGGAGACGAGCAGCAGCTGGCAGATGCTGTCCTGTTCCTGCGTGTCTATATCAAAAAACCCGGGCAGCATGACGCGGCGCTGAAACATGACCCACCGCCGGAACCTGCCGATCTCGCGCAGCTCGTCCTCTTCGCGGCCGCTGTCAAAGACGAACAGGAAGCGGTCGGTATTTATCAGCCGCAGAGGATCGTTAGGATGGCCTTTGAAGTTCTCATATTGGAGATAGTCGTAGCGGCAGACGTAGAGGATGTCAGGGGTAAAAATCTCCGTCAGTCCGGCTTTTTCCGCCAGCCAGGCGCCGGCCTTTTCCGCGTCCGCCGCCATTCCCGCGCCGCGCCCGCGAAGTCCGATGAGGGGAAATTTTTCCTCCATCTCCAGCTCCGCCTCGCCATTCATGTAGGGCCAGGCCAGTTCGTCCTTATTAACGGCGAACAGCTCTTCGTCACGAGCCTTCGGAAATATTTCCAGCGCCGGCGAGGTATAGTATTGTTTTATGCCCCAGCGCTGAAGGTGGGCGGCGTTGAGAAGTTTCAGGAAGCCGCCCGCCCTTGCCGAACGGACGCGGTCGGCGGGAGCTTCTCCCGGTTTTTCTTCGATAAAGTTTTCCAGCGCGATACGCCTGAATTCGGCGACGCCCGTTTCGCTGAGCGAATAGACGCCGTCCTCCGGCACTATCAGCCCCTCTTCAACGAGCCTTTCCAGCGCGGCCATGTCCACGCCCTCTTTGACGAGCATTTCTCTTGTCCAGCAGGGATAGAGGGAGTCGAAGAGGGTAATGAGCATCATATTGTCTATCATGAGGGTAAATGCCTCCTTTTTCCGTTTATTGTCATACCATGATATTATCTATCTCCGTTTTCATAAAGCGACAATAATTAACAGCGGCTGTGAGAAACTTTCACAGCCGCGCGCTATGCGGTCAGGGAGACGGTCATTTTACATATCGGGGATCATGCGTTTCGCGTAGGAGACGAATTCGAGCGCCGCGGGGGAGGCCTTTTCAAGAGAGGGGAGCGCGATGCCGAAGCTGATATGGCGCGGCGGATCGAGCGGCAGGATCGCGGCTTTGTTGAGGCGTCCTTTGGTTATCAGTTCGTTCATTATACTCATGCCGAGGCCGCATTCTATCATTGATATCGCGGCGAAGTTTTCAATGGTGGAGAAGGCGATGCTGGGGGAGATGCCGGCCTCCTCAAGGACGGCGGTCACGTCTTCGTCGCGCCCGAGCGCCGGCATGATGAATTTTTCCCCGGCGCAGCGCGAAAGCGGATACGAGGCGGCGCCGGCCAACGGGTGGTCGGGCGGCAGGACGGCCATTATCGGGTCGTCCCGCAGCGGTATCCAGTGGCACTTCATCTTGGGGCGCCAGGTGTAGAAGCACATCTCTACGCTCATTTCGTCGAGCCAGCTTTGCAACTCCTGCCGGATGCCTTCGCGTATCTGTATCGTCACACCGGGATAATCGGCGCGGAAAGCTTTGATGACATGCGGCAGCCATTGTATCGAAACGCTGGGATAGCTGCCGATCGTGATGCTGCCGCTCTTTATCCCCCTTATTTCGGCCATCCGCTGGGCAAGCCGTTCGTTGCATTTAAGGAGGTCGCGCAG
The window above is part of the Cloacibacillus evryensis DSM 19522 genome. Proteins encoded here:
- a CDS encoding DMT family transporter, whose protein sequence is MKISKSTLKGTLCVIGAGMCWGTTGTIQAFAPEGASSLSIGAARVAVAGIILFIYMLIKKRGGLLRGEWSVKGVLLAAAGLAAYQLTFFSAVRLTGVAVGTMVAIGSAPPVAGIFGRVLFGERLPWRWYAATVLAVAGCVMLVLGGNRGALSVSALGVFLAFGAALSYALEGVGLRLIKRDPYDVIAVVSAVSGLMALPWLLAGDIGWMLEPRGAACMGLLTFLSTIIPYTLFTIGIQNIALGTVYTLSLSEPLTAWFLSAVLLGERLSWIGSLGVGILFCGILLLACNKNQG
- a CDS encoding LysR family transcriptional regulator; translation: MDLKKCKILLDAIDYRNLSKVAKDYGYTPSGIWHMIDTIENELGFPLFIRNSGGVVPTDNCLRLAPYLRDLLKCNERLAQRMAEIRGIKSGSITIGSYPSVSIQWLPHVIKAFRADYPGVTIQIREGIRQELQSWLDEMSVEMCFYTWRPKMKCHWIPLRDDPIMAVLPPDHPLAGAASYPLSRCAGEKFIMPALGRDEDVTAVLEEAGISPSIAFSTIENFAAISMIECGLGMSIMNELITKGRLNKAAILPLDPPRHISFGIALPSLEKASPAALEFVSYAKRMIPDM
- a CDS encoding transglycosylase SLT domain-containing protein encodes the protein MTESKTSVIYTAQTETGKSPKEITQDKDPAPFDRSIYAALKHQGLTEQHIGVWQDEHPLSTLNKLGTLAPAKQKKVANVAAFIRKVNPQIPAKTAWREACALVFYSVKYNVPSDLVVSIAKAESRFNPSAQSKAGALGVMQVMWKVHNGMLRAKGIAPTRDHMFDPERGVEAGVLILSRYMSAYGTVQNALNRYYGGIAHNYLKKVNNNMAMLQRHTDKSGY